TGTTCTTTTCGACGGTTAGAAGCTGTGGCTTTGCTTCGAGCAACTGCTGTCCGTCCGATTCAACACCGGCCCGGTTGCCACCGTTCGCTTTACTCTTCTTCAACGTCTTAGTGCGCCCGGAGAAGTAATCTTCGATCTCCTGTAGTGTCTTGCCCTTGGTTTCAGGTAGACAGAGATAGAAGAAAATAGTACCtgcagaagagagaaagagagatttaGTAGAGACTACTAATCACCGGATCACCGGAATTCGGAAACTTACCGACAAAGGAGAAACAGCCGTAAAGGATGAAGGTACCGTGGCGTTCGAGCACGTGCGTTAGTAGAGGGTAGGTCTTGACAACGGCAAAGACGAAACTGTGCGCCATACAGGTGGTCAGCCCTCCGATCAGCCCACGTACCTTCATCGGATACAGCTCGCCGATCATGACCCAGGGTACAATCAGAAACCCGACCGTGCACGCCATGATGAAGATAAATATACAGGCAACCGGGAACCAGGTGGCCGTCGGTTCAATCGGTGGAGTAGCCATTTCCCACTGGCGTTTGAAGTACAGATACACACCCAGGCCCACCATGGTCAACCCACAACCGATTCCCGACACGAAGGTCAGCGGACGCCGTCCACAGCGACGTAGCAATATGGCACCGAGGATGGTGAATATGAGGCGCACTACTCCGAGCAGGATCGTACAGGTGTACTTATCCATGGTGGTACCGGAATCACGGAAGATCTCCACCGCGTAGAACGTGATCGTGTTGACGCCCGAAAATTGGTACATCATGAAGTAGATCGTCAGGATGGCGAACGGCTTCAGACATGAGGGATGCACCAGCGCCTGCACCGTCTCCCGGAACGTTAGCTTCTTCTTGTTGCCACTGTTCGTCTTGGCCGCGAACGCTTGCAGTTGGTTGACCTCGCGCTGAAGATTATAGTTCGATCCGCGCAACTTTGCCAAACTCTTGAGTGCCTTTTCCGGTTTCTGCTTCGAGACGAGATAGTTCGGTGTTTCCGGCATGAGCAGCATCAGTATCAGGGCGAGCACCGGGACGATGATCGAAATTCCGGACAGTATCTTCCAGGTGGTAACTGCCCCGAGCGTGTACTGGATCAGTACGCCCAAGCTAATGCCGGTTGAGGCTAGCGCACACAGCATACCGCGTAGGTGGGGCTGCGTTACCTCCGAAGTGTAGACCCGGGCCGGGGCACCGACCATCCCAGAACCGAAGCCCGTCAGGACACGGCCAGCGTAAATCCAGCCGACACTCGAGGCACACGCGATCGTAATCCagccgatgatggtggggaTTTGCGTCACTATCAGGGCTTTCTTGCGCCCGAACGTGTCCATCACGTACCCACTCAGCAGGCAACCGATCGGGGTTCCAATCGCCGATAAGGACGCTGTAAAGCGAAGATGACACATTAGTAAAGCGGATTATTTTTCGTCGCTGCACGAAATGTACGCGATCCGGGTGGGCAgcttgtttgtatttttttttgcgtatgCCAAATCAACACGTGCCGATAATGGCGGTTAAGGAAGTCCCAGAGTCACACATTCCAATCAAGATCGCCACTATCATCATCGAAGCCGTAGTTCGTTGAAACTATTAGCTAACATCGGTTCGTTGAGGCATATTCCCATCGCGCAATCATTTGTCAACATAATATTTGCGCACTACTGGGGTGTACAATACATACCAGTCGAGAGAACGAAAAGTCCGAGCGCTTATCATCAACAATAAACATGTCTCACAAGTGTTTCTCGGAGTTTATCTCAATTCGACCCTCCCGCCCTCGCTTTGGCAGAATCGCTGTGGTAGTCATGTGTTGAGCGTGCGGTACCGAGATTCCGTTTGAGTCACAGCATGCCATGTGCTGTTTGAACAGAGCAGAGGCGTGCCTACTAGAGATTGCCAACGGCGCAAGGCGTCTCTCTGAGGTAATTTGCGAATAAATGGATACTAGGTGGCAAATGCTTCGTTTCCAACAAACGATTGGAATCTAAATAGTAACAAGTCACGATGGGGCGATTCTGAAGAGAATTTGGCAATGAATGTGTCTATGCTTCAAGAAATCAAAAAGAATTTTGTTGAACATTCGCGAATACAATACGCAAGACAACTTGTCTACTAGCCGCTCCCGTTGTAACACTTTCTTATCAGTCACTACCGGCAAGATAGATACCCTTTTTCCCCGGAAAGACGGTGGCCAGGAACTAGGGAGCTGTTGTGGTGACGGAAGCGATGAACGGCGAAACGGCTGGATCAATTCGATTGAAGAATCCTTACAACTCTGGCTCGCCATCAACAGTCGTGGGCGAACAACCTCGCTTCTCTGTCTCcgtcttcctctctctctctcttcaaaaCCATCCATTCCATGCGCTTCTCCCGGACTCGGAGACAGCTGACCGGTCGAGCATAGGAACCATGTGCCAAAAAGCCGATCCCGACCTCCTATGCTACCTCTAAGGGGACCCTTAAAAGGACCAGGAAGGATAACCAAACTGTGCCGTTAATGATGTGACGCGATACAAACGGCAAAACTGGGCCACCCGTTCATAAACACAATGAAGGCGTCGCGGTGGCTTGTGTTCAGTAATTGAAGGACTCGCCTCGATATGGACCGAGTGATAGCGAAGCGGTTGATGGTTGGTCTATCTCATATCTATCGTTCCAACGACCGACGCATATGACAGCAGACATCATCGTTCGCTTGTCGAGCACCATAGTGAACGAGCGAGTGATAAGATTATCTTCCCAAATCGGCTAGGACAATTCGCTACGGAACCGGCATCGGCCAGCGCCAGGACCATCCGCGACGTGCGTGATAACAATTAAAGTGTGGCATTGCCCGGATGACCTGGTGCGGGTCTAAGCTAGACGTCGAAGATGAAGtgcgtcgtcgacgtcgtcgtcgtcgaacttTGTGCCCATCTTCGCGGTCGGTGGTCGACCGCGTGGTTCGTCCCCCCCGCAGGACGACGCATCTCAATCGTTTAATTGATGACAATGAACCGGAATGGGTTCGGCTGCACCGGTATGTATATCTAGATGATctgtgacgatgatgacgattgcaTTTTCCAATAGAGCACCCCCCTTTAACGAGCAGGACACAAAGATCTCATCAATCGATTGAATTGGAAGAGACCAACCTTGAGATGAATTCGAGTACACGGGGACGCCACGCGCCCTGACCGACTTTACCCTGGGGCGATGATGAATTGGTTTCCGTCCCGAAATATCATCCCCCCGAGACACAAATGAGGGTTGTTGATTAGTAGTATCAACGTCCACTCACTCCTTCCCATTTTTTATCAAGCCGGTATAAGTCTATCAGCGCTGTAGAATGGTCTTTCTGTGGTTCTGTTATCTGTGCGGTGATAGTGGAGTAATCCTCCCGGTGTGGTTAATAACCTTTAAGTCACATCACACCGTCCTTGTCCTCCATATTTTTTGGCAAACTGATAACGTTTCGTTCGCATGTTTTGGTATCCCGGATATCCGCTCAACACCGCGATTGTGCTCCACTTAACCCGTTCAGCACGTGTTCGCCACAaagtgtgatgatgatgtcgtgtGATCGCGAAAACCGCTTGAAACACGCGCCAAGGAAAGGGGGAGGTTGGGCTGACCAAATGTAAACAACGCTCGCGCCACGATCGTATTAGCGACCAGCCGAACAAGCTTGACTGCTGGTCCGGTTAAGAGACAATCGATGGTTTgctaaaaataatttaataacgGGGACAACGTTCTACACGCCTTCCTTCCCACAGCTGATCGGTGGGAAGCAACACATGATGGTGCTGACGATGGCAACACATGATGACCATTCTGCACATCATCTGAAGCGAACCAGAAGCATCTCTGGCGTCTCGCGTGGCGGCGGCTAAAACCAGATTTTGGCGGATGCTTCCGTGCGTGCTGCCTGAGTCATCGCAACAGGCCGGCATCATGGGGACCATCGGCATGCGGAGTCTTCTTCACTCGACCCAAGCGGCGAGAGAGTCAAAGTGGTTTCCGGAAAAGAGATTGTAgaacgtgtgcgcgcgcgtcacgAGACGACGGTCTGCTCCCCAAAAGGGTTCAAAGATCtggccacagccacacacgcacacacacacgacggccACACGATCAGGGTTCGTGACCGGCGCGCGGATCGAGCATGATGAAATATTAGCGAACGAAtccccgttcgctcgctcggtcgcgaACGCTGGTATTGATCTCTCGTGTGTCCGGCGGCGGTAGCGGCATCGTTGTTCGCGCCGTCTTGTTTCTCACATATGGTACCAACGAATCGTGGCGAATCAGCTGATGCAAGTGTCGGCATGggacctgctgctactgctacaggCCGCgattcgtctcgtctcgttgtTGTCGTGTAGTGCAGCACACGAGCACGAGGCAGTATAAAGTTGCAGATAATTTTAGCCGCAGTATTATCCACCATCCTCCGATGCAAGGAGCAATAGACAAGACGAGGGAGCAACAACGGGGAGGCTTCGCTGTGAAGTGATTGACTTCCGATGTCCTTGTGTGTCCGGTGCAACGGGTCAAACGCTACCGGCACAACACACTCGGGCACGGTTTGGTTCAAAATAAGGTTTTCCTACTTCCTGCACAGCGATCGTGTACCGCGCGCGAATTGTATTATTGCGATGCAGCGATTGATAAGATGGTAAACAGGAACATGGTTCAACGGGTTGGATACGAATCGATTCATCCCTCCCTTTTGAGATTGTTTTGCTAACATTAACATTGTACGACGATGGATACGTACCGACCCACGACGATTGGCTTTCGTCGACCGGGATCAGGGAATCGGGTGCTTGCAGCTGCGGGATCACCACGGCCGAGAAGCCAAAGATCAGACCGGTGTTGATCGTACCGATGTTGGCGATGAACGCCGCGATCACCTGCCGCATCGCTTTGCCCCGTTCGGCCGCCTTACTCTGGTGTGTCGCCGGTTGGCTCTCGACCGTTGCCAGCGTGACCGCTAGGGATGGCGTCGCCATCGGCGGccgtttctcgttctcgctggTGGCCACAATCTTGGGCATGGTGCCCCGGTCCACCAGCACATCGGAGTCTTTTCTGTGTGTGGGAATGGGAcattcgaaaaacaaaacaaacttgGTTACTTGGATATCAGGCGCAGATCGTAGTAGCAGGCAGGCGACCAGATCCGATGGCTGACCGATCCGATAGTAGGTCATCACTTACCcagtcatgatgatgatagtatAAAGGTATTCAGACGTTCAGCTTTTCAGTCGAGATTTAAAGTTAACTAAACTACTATCTAAGTCACAGCACACGAAGCACACCCTTCAGCTTCAGGGATTACCAACCCGGGAcggaatgacgacgacgacgacgacgaccgttcaCGTACAGCACTGCGAGTGTCTTTCACGAGACGACGGGGTGGCA
This sequence is a window from Anopheles darlingi chromosome 3, idAnoDarlMG_H_01, whole genome shotgun sequence. Protein-coding genes within it:
- the LOC125955011 gene encoding facilitated trehalose transporter Tret1-2 homolog, which codes for MTGKDSDVLVDRGTMPKIVATSENEKRPPMATPSLAVTLATVESQPATHQSKAAERGKAMRQVIAAFIANIGTINTGLIFGFSAVVIPQLQAPDSLIPVDESQSSWVASLSAIGTPIGCLLSGYVMDTFGRKKALIVTQIPTIIGWITIACASSVGWIYAGRVLTGFGSGMVGAPARVYTSEVTQPHLRGMLCALASTGISLGVLIQYTLGAVTTWKILSGISIIVPVLALILMLLMPETPNYLVSKQKPEKALKSLAKLRGSNYNLQREVNQLQAFAAKTNSGNKKKLTFRETVQALVHPSCLKPFAILTIYFMMYQFSGVNTITFYAVEIFRDSGTTMDKYTCTILLGVVRLIFTILGAILLRRCGRRPLTFVSGIGCGLTMVGLGVYLYFKRQWEMATPPIEPTATWFPVACIFIFIMACTVGFLIVPWVMIGELYPMKVRGLIGGLTTCMAHSFVFAVVKTYPLLTHVLERHGTFILYGCFSFVGTIFFYLCLPETKGKTLQEIEDYFSGRTKTLKKSKANGGNRAGVESDGQQLLEAKPQLLTVEKNKLLP